Proteins encoded by one window of Porphyrobacter sp. YT40:
- a CDS encoding host-nuclease inhibitor Gam family protein, translating into MSRRKLTAAPAPADAAEATLMIGEFVAIDREMALERLSAEAAMDRIKAQRDDRLRALEAQAAPLFAGLKAWWEAGGKDELAKGKRSAEVAGAKIGIRRTPPKVKFQRKVKAEDVVAWLKGLRWSRAKDFLRTKIELDRQAVIKAVAADEEVGDRFAAHLYIEQKNEFFIDTGLDQDELKKEVAAS; encoded by the coding sequence ATGTCCCGCCGCAAACTGACCGCCGCCCCCGCCCCGGCCGACGCCGCCGAGGCCACCCTGATGATCGGCGAATTCGTCGCCATCGACCGCGAGATGGCGCTGGAGCGCCTTTCCGCCGAAGCCGCCATGGACCGGATCAAGGCGCAGCGCGATGACCGCCTGCGCGCGCTGGAGGCGCAGGCCGCCCCGCTGTTCGCCGGGCTGAAGGCCTGGTGGGAAGCGGGCGGCAAGGATGAGCTCGCCAAGGGCAAGCGCTCGGCCGAAGTGGCGGGCGCGAAGATCGGCATCCGGCGCACCCCGCCGAAGGTGAAGTTCCAGCGCAAGGTGAAGGCCGAGGATGTCGTCGCATGGCTGAAGGGGCTGCGCTGGTCGCGCGCCAAGGACTTCCTGCGCACCAAGATCGAGCTCGACCGGCAGGCGGTCATCAAGGCCGTCGCAGCCGACGAGGAAGTCGGCGATCGCTTCGCCGCCCACCTCTACATTGAGCAGAAGAACGAGTTCTTCATCGACACCGGCCTCGACCAGGACGAGCTGAAGAAGGAAGTGGCCGCCTCCTGA
- a CDS encoding baseplate J/gp47 family protein, translating to MPFNRPTLSDLIARNRGDIETRLPGADSGLRHSVLDVLARMHGGAVSGVYGYLDFLARQLFPDTADGAFLARHASTWGIRRKAAVAATATATATGINGTAIAAGTEALRIDGQAYRVTAPATIADGTAALALEAVDAGPAADLTVGAVLTLSSAVPGVNASLTVTTLGTRGALEEDDASLLARLLDRIRTPPRGGSSNDYRAWALAQPGVTRAWVYPGWTGAGTVGVAFVMDQREDIIPQPEDLAAVQAALDDLRPVTAEVVVFAPTPAPVDIVLRIAPNTPAVQAAVTAELADFLARDAQPGGTIYRSRLSETISLAEGEFSHALELPEDDFTPPPGHIASLGTVTFI from the coding sequence ATGCCCTTCAACCGCCCGACCCTGAGCGACCTGATCGCCCGCAACCGCGGCGATATCGAGACCCGCTTGCCCGGCGCTGACAGCGGCTTGCGCCATTCGGTTCTCGACGTGCTGGCGCGGATGCATGGCGGCGCGGTTTCGGGCGTCTATGGCTATCTCGACTTCCTCGCCCGCCAGCTCTTCCCCGACACGGCCGACGGCGCGTTCCTCGCCCGCCATGCCTCCACCTGGGGCATCCGGCGCAAGGCGGCGGTGGCGGCGACGGCGACCGCCACGGCAACCGGCATCAACGGCACCGCCATCGCCGCCGGCACCGAGGCGCTGCGGATCGACGGGCAGGCCTATCGGGTTACCGCGCCCGCCACGATCGCCGATGGAACGGCCGCGCTGGCGCTGGAGGCGGTCGATGCCGGCCCGGCGGCTGATCTGACGGTCGGCGCGGTGCTGACCCTGTCAAGCGCGGTGCCGGGGGTGAACGCCTCGCTGACGGTCACCACACTGGGCACGCGCGGCGCGCTGGAGGAGGATGACGCCAGCCTGCTGGCCCGCCTGCTCGATCGCATCCGCACGCCCCCGCGCGGCGGATCGAGCAACGATTACCGCGCCTGGGCGCTGGCGCAGCCGGGCGTCACGCGCGCATGGGTCTATCCGGGCTGGACGGGTGCCGGCACGGTCGGCGTGGCGTTTGTGATGGACCAGCGCGAGGACATCATCCCGCAGCCCGAGGATCTGGCCGCGGTGCAGGCCGCGCTCGATGACCTGCGCCCGGTGACGGCCGAGGTGGTGGTCTTTGCCCCCACGCCTGCCCCTGTCGATATCGTGCTGCGCATCGCGCCCAATACGCCGGCGGTGCAGGCGGCCGTCACGGCCGAGCTGGCCGACTTCCTCGCCCGCGATGCCCAGCCCGGCGGCACCATCTATCGCAGCCGCCTCTCGGAAACGATCAGCCTGGCCGAGGGCGAATTCAGCCATGCGCTGGAGCTGCCCGAAGACGACTTCACCCCGCCGCCCGGCCACATCGCATCGCTGGGCACGGTGACCTTCATCTGA
- a CDS encoding FAD-binding domain-containing protein codes for MDFTPTRARGQARLTEFLPAAGRRYAETRNADDGPREGAGRGNVSQLSPWLHAGLLGAPEVLEAVLGQHSPRAAEKFIAEVFWRIYFKGYLEQRPAIWADYVTARDGALAALDANAGLRTAYTQATEGRTGIEAFDVWARELTQTGYLHNHARMWFASIWIFTLKLDWRLGADFFLRYLMDADAASNTLSWRWVAGLHTKGKHYLARADNIARYTSGRPEGALSAQGLAGDETQPLAEAQDYPRQRLDLPGPVSAADLAEPFALLLHDEAAHHAPLALPAAPALVIGAARPAARSPGSLGDHARGFAEGALASGMAEAAAAFGCPVAEWRTGEPLAPLLDAAGVERIALPYLPAGWTRDALWPDLAPLVAEGRVITLLGDLDRATWPLAKAGFFGVAKAIDGVLGECGIGAGG; via the coding sequence ATGGACTTCACCCCCACCCGCGCGCGCGGACAGGCGCGCCTCACCGAATTTCTCCCCGCCGCCGGCCGCCGCTATGCCGAAACCCGCAACGCCGATGACGGCCCGCGCGAAGGTGCCGGGCGCGGCAATGTCAGCCAGCTATCGCCCTGGCTCCACGCCGGATTGCTTGGCGCGCCCGAGGTGCTGGAAGCGGTGCTGGGCCAGCATTCCCCGCGCGCGGCGGAAAAGTTCATCGCCGAGGTGTTCTGGCGAATCTACTTCAAGGGCTATCTCGAACAGCGCCCGGCGATCTGGGCCGATTACGTCACGGCGCGCGACGGAGCGCTGGCGGCGCTCGATGCCAATGCGGGCCTGCGCACCGCCTACACCCAGGCGACCGAGGGCCGCACCGGGATCGAGGCCTTCGATGTCTGGGCGCGCGAACTGACCCAGACCGGCTACCTCCACAACCACGCGCGGATGTGGTTTGCGAGCATCTGGATCTTCACCCTGAAGCTCGACTGGCGGTTGGGCGCGGATTTCTTTCTGCGGTACCTGATGGACGCGGACGCGGCCTCGAACACGCTGTCGTGGCGCTGGGTCGCGGGGCTGCACACCAAGGGCAAGCACTACCTCGCGCGCGCCGACAATATCGCGCGCTACACCTCCGGCCGGCCCGAGGGCGCACTGTCGGCACAGGGGCTGGCGGGGGACGAGACGCAGCCGCTGGCCGAGGCGCAGGACTATCCCCGCCAGCGGCTCGATTTGCCGGGGCCGGTGAGCGCGGCCGACCTCGCCGAGCCCTTCGCCCTGCTGCTGCATGACGAAGCCGCGCATCACGCACCGCTTGCCCTACCCGCAGCGCCCGCGCTGGTCATCGGCGCCGCGCGGCCCGCGGCGCGTTCGCCAGGAAGCCTCGGCGACCACGCCCGCGGCTTTGCCGAAGGCGCGCTCGCCAGCGGCATGGCAGAGGCCGCTGCCGCCTTCGGCTGCCCGGTTGCGGAGTGGCGCACGGGCGAGCCGCTCGCCCCGCTGCTGGACGCGGCGGGGGTGGAGCGGATCGCCCTCCCCTACCTCCCCGCCGGTTGGACCCGCGATGCGCTGTGGCCCGACCTCGCCCCGCTGGTGGCCGAGGGGCGGGTGATCACCCTGCTCGGCGATCTCGACCGCGCCACTTGGCCGCTCGCCAAGGCGGGCTTCTTCGGCGTCGCC
- a CDS encoding phage GP46 family protein, whose amino-acid sequence MTDLALVWDADAMAADLLLGNGQLATDAGMRTAILISLFSDARAADDETLPEPGGDRRGWWGDAYAREVQPGAGTARDANRIGSLLWLLSRSKITARVLTQATQACEEALAWLVRDGIASAVRVVIEAQVRTGQQTASRSAAVGQQGVPDLMAIAVEIDRPSGPNRQRHDFTWDASTATITALPEQT is encoded by the coding sequence ATGACGGATCTCGCCCTGGTCTGGGATGCCGATGCGATGGCGGCCGACCTGCTGCTCGGGAACGGCCAGCTGGCGACCGATGCCGGCATGCGCACCGCGATCCTGATCTCGCTCTTCAGCGATGCCCGTGCGGCCGATGACGAGACCCTGCCCGAGCCCGGTGGCGACCGGCGCGGCTGGTGGGGCGATGCCTATGCCCGCGAGGTCCAGCCCGGTGCCGGCACCGCGCGCGATGCCAACCGGATCGGCTCGCTGCTGTGGCTGCTGTCGCGCTCGAAGATCACCGCGCGCGTGCTCACCCAGGCGACACAGGCCTGCGAGGAGGCGCTGGCCTGGCTGGTGCGCGATGGCATCGCCTCGGCGGTGCGGGTGGTGATCGAGGCGCAGGTGCGGACCGGCCAGCAAACGGCCTCAAGGAGCGCAGCGGTAGGCCAACAAGGCGTCCCCGATCTGATGGCCATTGCCGTCGAGATCGACCGCCCCAGCGGCCCGAACCGCCAGCGCCACGATTTCACCTGGGACGCCAGCACCGCAACGATCACCGCCCTTCCGGAGCAAACCTGA
- a CDS encoding phage baseplate assembly protein produces the protein MSTLPDHMVQLEVDGIAYSGWTTVDVERGIDQMTGTFALRLAAKERTGAEDWPIREGAACRVVLAGEPLITGYIDSFTPFVGPDERGIDVRGRDRTADLVDCSAIHKPGSWRGRKLEEIAVELVKPFGIAIEIVGETGAAFPKFALQQGETVFAAIERMCRYRGLVAWSAGDGVLRIGNPDSGQSIGLLAEGVNVIFASGSRDVSDRYSDYIVKGQAAGSDDRNGKAVAQVQGEARDPAVTRYRPLLIIGEEQSDQAALKKRAHWEAAVRSGRSVAAQITVPGWLMANGRPFAHGMRADCDVPSARISGSLLIERLSFSRDAEGGTVTTFDLVPPEAWTQLAEPEPRA, from the coding sequence ATGAGCACGCTGCCCGATCACATGGTCCAGCTGGAGGTCGACGGCATCGCCTATTCGGGCTGGACCACGGTCGATGTCGAGCGCGGGATCGACCAGATGACCGGCACGTTTGCCCTGCGCCTCGCGGCAAAGGAGCGCACGGGGGCCGAGGACTGGCCGATCCGCGAAGGCGCGGCCTGCCGGGTGGTGCTGGCGGGCGAGCCGCTGATCACCGGCTACATCGACAGCTTCACCCCGTTCGTCGGCCCGGACGAACGCGGCATCGATGTGCGCGGCCGCGACCGGACGGCCGACCTTGTCGACTGCTCCGCGATTCACAAGCCGGGCAGCTGGCGCGGCCGCAAGCTGGAAGAGATCGCAGTCGAGCTGGTCAAGCCCTTCGGCATCGCCATCGAAATCGTGGGCGAGACCGGCGCGGCCTTCCCCAAGTTTGCCCTGCAGCAGGGCGAGACGGTGTTCGCCGCGATCGAGCGCATGTGTCGCTATCGCGGGCTGGTGGCATGGTCGGCCGGGGACGGCGTGCTGCGGATCGGCAATCCCGACAGCGGCCAGAGCATCGGTCTGCTGGCCGAGGGCGTGAACGTGATCTTCGCCAGCGGTTCGCGCGACGTGTCGGACCGCTACTCGGATTATATCGTCAAGGGGCAAGCGGCCGGTAGCGACGATCGCAACGGCAAGGCTGTCGCCCAGGTGCAGGGCGAGGCGCGCGATCCGGCGGTGACCCGCTATCGCCCGCTGCTGATCATCGGCGAGGAGCAATCCGATCAGGCGGCGCTGAAAAAGCGCGCCCACTGGGAAGCCGCGGTGCGATCGGGCCGCTCGGTCGCGGCGCAGATCACGGTCCCGGGCTGGCTGATGGCCAACGGCCGACCTTTCGCGCACGGCATGCGCGCCGATTGCGACGTGCCCAGCGCGCGGATCTCCGGCTCGCTACTGATCGAGCGGCTCAGCTTCAGCCGCGATGCCGAAGGCGGCACGGTTACCACCTTCGACCTTGTCCCGCCCGAGGCGTGGACGCAGCTCGCCGAGCCGGAGCCCAGGGCATGA
- a CDS encoding phage baseplate assembly protein V: MIGEAREMLSGLEGRVRGMVARAIVRLVDDARQAQELQVELLADESQDAVERFQNYGLTSVPHAGAEALVVFAGGLRSHGVVLAVEDRRYRLTGLQDGEVALFDDLGNVIKLGRQRIDVTAVTELLVTAPKVIVQSDNVRLGEDGGAAVARVGDDVNLSTGKIVSGSSKVRAA, translated from the coding sequence ATGATCGGCGAGGCGCGCGAGATGCTGAGCGGGCTGGAAGGCCGGGTGCGCGGGATGGTGGCGCGGGCGATCGTGCGCCTGGTCGACGATGCGCGCCAGGCGCAGGAGCTGCAGGTCGAGCTGCTGGCCGATGAAAGTCAGGACGCGGTCGAGCGGTTCCAGAACTATGGCCTCACCAGCGTGCCCCATGCCGGGGCCGAGGCGCTGGTGGTGTTCGCGGGCGGCCTGCGCAGCCATGGCGTGGTGTTGGCGGTAGAGGATCGGCGCTACCGCCTGACGGGCCTTCAGGACGGCGAGGTCGCGCTGTTCGATGACCTCGGCAACGTCATCAAGCTGGGGCGCCAGCGGATCGATGTCACCGCCGTCACCGAACTGCTGGTCACCGCCCCCAAGGTGATCGTGCAATCCGACAATGTCCGGCTGGGCGAGGACGGCGGCGCGGCGGTCGCGCGGGTGGGCGATGATGTGAACCTTTCGACCGGCAAGATCGTGTCGGGCAGCAGCAAGGTGAGGGCGGCATGA
- a CDS encoding phage tail assembly chaperone: protein MAIFFDAHPQDGTVRFFHESIDGPRELPTWKSEAERAAGKRPVMVPNPATRIPAGARLISDERFEHLMAAQAAGLQIIMSGGKPMAVNRQPDAEERRAARRRRRDQLLAASDWTQLPDSPLDLGQQALWRGYRQLLRDLDMDGDSWPSAPGETA from the coding sequence ATGGCCATCTTCTTCGACGCCCACCCGCAGGACGGCACCGTCCGCTTCTTCCATGAGTCCATCGATGGCCCGCGCGAGCTTCCGACCTGGAAGAGCGAGGCCGAACGCGCCGCCGGCAAGCGCCCGGTGATGGTGCCCAATCCCGCCACCCGCATCCCGGCCGGCGCGCGCCTGATTTCGGATGAGCGATTCGAGCACCTGATGGCCGCGCAGGCCGCTGGCTTGCAGATCATCATGAGCGGCGGAAAGCCGATGGCCGTGAACCGCCAGCCCGACGCCGAAGAGCGCCGCGCCGCCCGCCGCCGCCGCCGCGATCAGCTGCTCGCCGCCAGCGACTGGACCCAGCTGCCGGACAGCCCGCTGGACTTGGGGCAGCAAGCCCTGTGGCGCGGCTATCGCCAGCTGCTGCGCGATCTCGACATGGACGGCGACAGCTGGCCGTCCGCGCCGGGAGAGACCGCATGA
- a CDS encoding putative phage tail protein, which produces MAGAGIIARSEADHAEVLRQLLPRGAAWDFAPGGTFAGLLAALAAEFARVDARALDLLDEADPRTALETLIDWERVAGLPDACTGQPDNVGERRVALVEKLTSIAGQRPADFIDLAARIGYEIDITEHRPLRTGFRVGDRCNGEDWAFAWTVTVQPFDGAGRPVLSIAHFKVGDPVGTRVRGFGSLDLECVITRAAPSHTNVIFAYVIEREPDFWIDFTS; this is translated from the coding sequence ATGGCGGGCGCAGGCATCATTGCCCGCAGCGAGGCGGACCATGCCGAGGTGCTGCGCCAGCTGCTGCCGCGCGGGGCCGCATGGGACTTTGCGCCCGGCGGCACCTTTGCCGGGCTGCTGGCGGCGCTGGCGGCCGAGTTCGCCCGGGTCGATGCCCGCGCGCTCGATCTGCTTGACGAGGCCGATCCGCGCACCGCGCTCGAAACCCTGATCGACTGGGAGCGGGTGGCAGGCCTGCCCGATGCCTGCACCGGCCAGCCCGACAATGTGGGCGAGCGCCGGGTCGCGCTGGTCGAGAAGCTTACCAGCATCGCAGGCCAGCGCCCGGCCGATTTCATCGATCTGGCCGCGCGCATCGGATACGAGATCGACATCACCGAACACCGCCCGCTGCGGACCGGCTTCCGCGTCGGGGACCGCTGCAACGGCGAGGACTGGGCCTTCGCCTGGACCGTCACGGTGCAGCCTTTCGACGGCGCGGGCCGCCCGGTGCTCTCGATCGCGCACTTCAAGGTCGGCGATCCGGTCGGCACCCGCGTGCGGGGCTTCGGCTCGCTCGATCTGGAGTGCGTGATCACCCGCGCCGCCCCGTCTCACACCAACGTCATCTTCGCCTACGTCATCGAGCGCGAGCCCGATTTCTGGATCGATTTCACCAGCTGA